The Chiroxiphia lanceolata isolate bChiLan1 chromosome 4, bChiLan1.pri, whole genome shotgun sequence genome contains a region encoding:
- the LOC116785678 gene encoding uncharacterized protein LOC116785678 isoform X1, with product MRGTAGKAPGTLCCVRECFPAVFAQVQLCGNCPGGCRPEPPEDGAPPEHRGQPQPPVGPGQPAGRFPDRSCPQSSCASFPETLPGQARLSAAPGEAAREDEPGQEQDTGHPGRGDTAGDVRLQPGSWFPLVLGSGGELCFLLGERMALGSCSMTHSCAEPGNQSSRMSSTTMSLRSPFLLLGEHEVDGEDPQASAGTRDSYNCDFPTALVRGTLRVLWDVNARTCQETTGQDD from the exons ATGCGCGGCACGGCGGGGAAAGCGCCTGGAACTTTGTGTTGCGTGCGCGAGTGTTTTCCCGCTGTCTTTGCGCAGGTTCAGCTGTGCGGGAACTGCCCGGGGGGCTGCCGGCCAGAGCCCCCCGAGGATGGGGCTCCCCCCGAGCACCGGGGGCAACCGCAGCCACCGGTGGGACCGGGTCAGCCTGCGGGAAGGTTCCCTGATCGCTCCTGTCCCCAAAGCAGCTGTGCCTCGTTCCCAGAGACTCTGCCTGGGCAAGCCCGGCTCAGCGCAGCACCAGGAGAGGCTGCACGGGAGGACGAGCCCGGCCAGGAGCAGGACACAGGACACCCCGGGAGAGGTGACACGGCGGGGGATGTGCG TTTGCAGCCTGGCTCGTGGTTTCCCCTGGTGCTGGGGAGTGGAGGCGAGTTGTGCTTCCTGCTGGGAGAGAGAATGGccttgggaagctgctccaTGACCCACAGCTGTGCCGAGCCCGGGAATCAGTCCAG CAGGATGTCGAGTaccaccatgtccctgaggtCACCCTTTCTGCTGTTGGGAGAGCACGAGGTGGATGGAGAGGATCCCCAGGCATCTGCAGGCACAAGGGACTCGTACAACTGTGATTTTCCTACAGCCCTCGTGAGAGGGACTTTGAGGGTACTGTGG GACGTGAATGCAAGAACCTGCCAAGAAACCACTGGCCAAGATGATTGA
- the LOC116785678 gene encoding uncharacterized protein LOC116785678 isoform X2 yields the protein MRGTAGKAPGTLCCVRECFPAVFAQVQLCGNCPGGCRPEPPEDGAPPEHRGQPQPPVGPGQPAGRFPDRSCPQSSCASFPETLPGQARLSAAPGEAAREDEPGQEQDTGHPGRGDTAGDVRLQPGSWFPLVLGSGGELCFLLGERMALGSCSMTHSCAEPGNQSSRMSSTTMSLRSPFLLLGEHEVDGEDPQASAGTRDSYNCDFPTALVRGTLRDVNARTCQETTGQDD from the exons ATGCGCGGCACGGCGGGGAAAGCGCCTGGAACTTTGTGTTGCGTGCGCGAGTGTTTTCCCGCTGTCTTTGCGCAGGTTCAGCTGTGCGGGAACTGCCCGGGGGGCTGCCGGCCAGAGCCCCCCGAGGATGGGGCTCCCCCCGAGCACCGGGGGCAACCGCAGCCACCGGTGGGACCGGGTCAGCCTGCGGGAAGGTTCCCTGATCGCTCCTGTCCCCAAAGCAGCTGTGCCTCGTTCCCAGAGACTCTGCCTGGGCAAGCCCGGCTCAGCGCAGCACCAGGAGAGGCTGCACGGGAGGACGAGCCCGGCCAGGAGCAGGACACAGGACACCCCGGGAGAGGTGACACGGCGGGGGATGTGCG TTTGCAGCCTGGCTCGTGGTTTCCCCTGGTGCTGGGGAGTGGAGGCGAGTTGTGCTTCCTGCTGGGAGAGAGAATGGccttgggaagctgctccaTGACCCACAGCTGTGCCGAGCCCGGGAATCAGTCCAG CAGGATGTCGAGTaccaccatgtccctgaggtCACCCTTTCTGCTGTTGGGAGAGCACGAGGTGGATGGAGAGGATCCCCAGGCATCTGCAGGCACAAGGGACTCGTACAACTGTGATTTTCCTACAGCCCTCGTGAGAGGGACTTTGAGG GACGTGAATGCAAGAACCTGCCAAGAAACCACTGGCCAAGATGATTGA
- the DCTN6 gene encoding dynactin subunit 6: MAEKAQKSVKIAPGAVVCVESEIRGDVTIGPRTVIHPKARIIAEAGPIVIGEGNLIEEQALIINGYPENITPETEDVEPKPMVIGTNNVFEVGCYSQAMKVGDNNVIESKAFVGRNVILTSGCIIGACCNINTYEVIPENTVIYGADCLRRVQTERPQPQTLQLDFLMKILPNYHHLKKTMKATSTPVKS; encoded by the exons ATGGCGGAGAAGGCGCAGAAAAG CGTGAAGATCGCGCCGGGGGCCGTGGTGTGCGTGGAGAGCGAGATCCGCGGGGACGTGACCATCG GGCCCAGGACCGTGATCCACCCCAAGGCCCGCATCATCGCCGAGGCGGGGCCCATCGTCATCGGGGAAGGGAACCTGATCGAGGAGCAGGCGCTCATCATCAACGG CTATCCAGAAAATATTACCCCAGAGACTGAAGATGTGGAGCCCAAACCCATGGTCATCGGCACCAACAACGTTTTTGAGGTTGGGTGCT ATTCCCAAGCGATGAAGGTGGGAGACAACAACGTCATCGAATCCAAAG CATTTGTTGGCAGGAACGTGATCCTGACGAGCGGCTGCATCATCGGGGCCTGCTGTAACATCAACACCTACGAGGTGATCCCCGAAAACACCGTCATCTACGGGGCCGACTGCCTCCGGCGCGTGCAGACCGAGCGGCCGCAG CCCCAGACGCTGCAGCTGGATTTCCTGATGAAGATCCTGCCCAACTACCACCACCTGAAGAAGACCATGAAGGCCACGTCCACCCCTGTCAAGAGCTGA